The Maridesulfovibrio sp. genomic sequence GAGTTGGCTTTGACCGGTTATCCCCCGAGGGATCTTCTTCTTAATGCTGATTTTGTTTCCCGTTGCCGTGAAGCTGTTTTCGATATTTCCCGGCGCATGCCTGAAGGAGTTGCCCTGCTGGCAGGTGGAGTGGATCTTAACCATGAAGGTATAGGCAATCCCTTGCGCAATGCCGCATGGCTTATTGAGCGTGGCGCAGTCCCCAAGATTTTTTACAAGTGGCTGCTGCCTACATATGATGTTTTCGATGAACAACGTTACTTTGAGCCTGCTGAAGACGTTAATTTTTTTGAATTTGGCGGTTTAAAGGTCGGCGTGACTATCTGCGAAGACGTCTGGAATGATCGTGAAAACCATAGCGGGAAACGTTACGGCAGCAATCCTATCCCGGAAATTATGGAAAGAAAACCGGATGTGCTGGTCAACCTTTCCGCTTCCCCTTTCAGTATCGGCAAACAGAGAGTGCGCGAAAAACTTCTTGGTGATATTGCCGCAAAGTACAAAGTTCCCGTTTTTTACGCTAATCAGGTGGGCGGTAATGATGATCTGGTCTTTGACGGACGCAGCTGTGTTTTTTCCGCAGAAGGAAAGCTGGTGGCCAGAGGACATGGATTCAAGGAAGATGTGGTTATTGTCGAGTCCGGATGTGCGTCTTGTCCGGCTGGGCGTATTGAAGAAGATGATTTTTGTGAAGAAGCTGAAGCATGGCAGGCCATGGTGCTCGGCCTGCGGGATTATTTGGGCAAGACCGGATTCAGCAAGGTTGTGCTGGGGCTTTCCGGGGGAATTGATTCGGCCCTGACTGCAGCGGTGGCAGCCGAGGCCCTCGGGCCGGAAAATGTCACCGGGGTGCTCATGCCTTCCCCGTATTCCAGTAAGGGAAGTGTGGATGATTCCCTCAAGCTGGTAAAG encodes the following:
- a CDS encoding NAD+ synthase, with the translated sequence MKIALLQLNLTVGDLEGNVELILNGVKKAAECGAGLCVTSELALTGYPPRDLLLNADFVSRCREAVFDISRRMPEGVALLAGGVDLNHEGIGNPLRNAAWLIERGAVPKIFYKWLLPTYDVFDEQRYFEPAEDVNFFEFGGLKVGVTICEDVWNDRENHSGKRYGSNPIPEIMERKPDVLVNLSASPFSIGKQRVREKLLGDIAAKYKVPVFYANQVGGNDDLVFDGRSCVFSAEGKLVARGHGFKEDVVIVESGCASCPAGRIEEDDFCEEAEAWQAMVLGLRDYLGKTGFSKVVLGLSGGIDSALTAAVAAEALGPENVTGVLMPSPYSSKGSVDDSLKLVKNIGINCTTIPIEKLMGQFEEALAPTFEGLPANVTEENIQSRIRGNLVMAISNKMGALLVTTGNKSELAVGYCTIYGDMAGGLAVISDLYKTLVFRLCLWLNEQGRGEIIPVAIIEKPPSAELRPGQKDEDSLPPYDVLDRIIELRVEGHKAESEIIAETGFDPETVQHVLRLIRISEFKRKQAAPGLKITSRAFGTGWRMPIACRFTG